One Corynebacterium matruchotii genomic window, GTCTCCCATGTTGAGCTGGAGCTGACGCTGCTCGAAACCTTCGCCAGCGTGCTTTCCCTCCAGGAGCGGTGTTTTAACAGCGACTACGATCTTTGGGTTGGGCTGGCCCGCCGCCGCGAGGACGAGCCCGTGGCCATTCGGCGCATGACCATTCACGAATCCGGCAACCGGTACCTGGGTGAGTTTCTCCCCGTCGACCACGACAGTTTCATTACCCACCCACAGTTGGTGTCGGCCCGGCTCCCGCTGGATTCCAGCGTGAACGAGAAACGGGTGATCCTCAATCGCATGTGTTTGGGGCTATTAAGCCAAAGCGGCATCACCAGCATGCGGTTGATCCGGGAAGCGGAATAGTCTGTGGGCGGTTGCCGTCGTCAAGCAGAATCGGAGCCGGCCGGTAGCTGCCTGGGCGGCACCTTAGTTCCCCGACTCATCTGCGCCCGTTGCTGGCTTTGGGCCGCTGCTTGCTCCCGTAACGCCGCCGGCTTATATACCGCCGGGGCCCGGGCGTCACGCGGCTCGCCAATACCGTTTGCTAGCACCACCGCGATCCACGGCAGTGGCACCGAAATGATAAATAGCAGGGCGGACAGCCACACGTTATGCATCGACATGTAGGTCACCATCGCCAGGAGTAAAAACGGCAACCGCGACCCCTGAATCCACATGTACTGTTTTTCGCGCTTCTTACGGTTCTGGGTGGGGGAGTAGGAGGCGGTGGTGACCAACGGAACATTGCTGCGCCGCAAGCGATGTAGCTTACGCCTTAAACCCACTTTCCGCCGGGGTGCTTGTTGACGCGATGCGGTACTCGTGGTATCGGTCTGTTCGACCATGTCAATGTATTCGAACTGTTTCTCGGCGTCCTCCGGGGGTTCTTTGCCGGAATACCGCTGTTGAAACGGGGAAAAATCCCGATCAGAGTGATAGGAAAATTTCGAAGAAGAATCGGCATGATCCTCGTCGCGTCGGAAAGAATGATCGTGGGGCGAGTCACCCCGATTGGTGGGGGAATGAGTGGTAAAGAGGGAATCCCGATTGCCGTGTGCCATATTTAACAATTTAACAAATGAATCCGGCTTAGCATGATGAGCGAACGTCGGGCAATATAGAGGGGTGACTACAAGTACCAAAACCATCGAACGGCCAGACATTCGGGAGGACATCAGCACTGATGATGACACCCCGAAGTTCTTCCACTACGTCAAAAAAGACCAAATCGTTGAATCAGCTGTTTCCGGAAAAATGGTTGTCGCGCTCTGTGGGGAAACCTTTCCGGTGACCAAACAAGCCAAACCCGGCTCACCAGTGTGCCCCGACTGTGAGCGAGTGTATCGGAGCCTGCGCAAGAAGTGAGCAGCGATCTTCGGGTATGGCAGCAGCAGGCGCTGACGAAATATCTGGACACCAAGCCGCACGACTTCCTGGCCGTCGCCACCCCCGGCGCCGGTAAAACCACCTTTGCCCTAAAGGTAGCGACGGAGCTGAAAACTCGGCGTACCGTGGATCGCATTATCGTTGTGGTCCCCACGGAGCATCTGAAGGTGCAATGGTCGGAGGCCGCCGCCCGGGTGGGGTTGAGCCTGGATCCGGCGTTTAAAAACACCGATGCCATCAACCCACAATACGACGGGGTGGTGGTGACCTATGCGCAGGTGGCGATGCACCCGTATAAGCATTATGCGATCACTACGGCCAAACGCTCCCTGGTGATTCTCGACGAGATTCACCACGGTGGCGATGCGAAAAGCTGGGGTGATGGCATCAGGGAGGCCTACCAGGATGCGACGCGCCGCCTGGCGCTCACGGGTACGCCGTTTCGGTCGGACGATTCCACCATTCCATTTGTGCGGTATGCCGAGGATGGTGAGGGGCATTTAGTGTCGCAGGCGGACCACACCTACGGGTATTCGGACGCGCTTGCGGATGGTGTGGTGCGGCCGGTGGTGTTTCTCGCCTACTCGGGTGAGGCCCGGTGGCGTACCAGTGCGGGTGAGGAGTTCGCCGCCCGCCTGGGGGAGCCGCTGAACGCCGAGCAGACCGCCAGGGCATGGAAGACCGCCCTGGACCCGCAAGGCGATTGGATTCCGGCGGTGTTGCGGGCCGCGCACACCCGGCTGCACCAGTTGCGGAAAACCATTCCCGATGCCGGGGGCCTGGTGATTGCCACGGATAAAACCACCGCGCGTGCTTACGCCAAGATCCTAGCGAAGCTCGCCACCACCCCGGTGTCGGTGGTGTTGTCGGATGAGGCCGGTGCCTCGGAGCGGATCGAAAAATTCGCGGGCAGCACCGACGAGTGGATGGTTGCGGTGCGCATGGTGTCCGAGGGCGTGGATGTGCCCCGGCTGGCGGTGGGCGTGTATGCCACGTCGGCGTCGACCCCACTGTTTTTCGCCCAGGCCATCGGCCGGTTTGTTCGCTCTAGACGCCCCGGGGAAACCGCCAGCGTATTTCTGCCCTCGGTGCCGGTTCTCCTGGACTTAGCGGCAAAACTGGAGGTGTCGCGGGACCATGTGTTGGGTAAACCCCACCGGGAAACGGGCGGTTGGGATGACGAGCTGCTTGCCGAGGCGAATAAGCGGGAGACCGAGGCGGACCAACTCAAAACCTACGAGTCCCTAGGCGCCGAGGCCGAACTGGACACGTTGATCTACGACGGTTCCTCCTATGGGACCGCCACCGTGGCCGGTTCGAGCGAGGAGGCCGACTACCTGGGGTTGCCGGGCTTGCTGGATGCGGAACAGATGCGTCAACTGTTGCGGAAACGCCAGGAGGAGCAGCTGAACGTGCGGGAGCGTGAGGCGAAAGAGGCGGCGAAGCGGGAGCAGGAGGCTCGCAGCTCCCAGGGCCGTAAGGATGCGGAGGAGCGGCTGGCCAGCCAGGAAATCCCCCAGCTGCGTAAGGAGCTCAATGCCCTGGTGGCGATCACCGCGTCCCGGACCGGCCGGCCGCACGGGTCGATCCACACCGAGGCGCGCCAAAAGTGCGGTGGCCCGCCGACCGCAATGTGTTCCGCGGAGCAGCTGCGGGAGCGCATTAATTACTTGCGACGCTGGTAGCGTCCGCGGGTTGGCCGGGGCGGTGGCGGCATCGTGGTCGGGGGATCGTGGCACCGCTACCGTCAACCGCTGATGTCACGTCAGCACAGGGTTGTTGTAATGCTGATGAAGCGGGAGGCAAGAAGAACCCATGGGGAACCCACATAATATATTAAGAAAAATTAATCTTAGTGCCCATGGGGTTCTTAGGGATACTGAAAATGGGGGTAGTGCGGTAAAAGTGGGGTGAGGCCGGTGGGATTTGACCTGCCGTTATGGGTGTTTGCCCAGTTCAGGGCCGACTTGCGGGTTTTCCGGTCTGGGTTTAACGGCAAGGTTCATGGCCTGCACGTATTAAAATATCGTCACATATTAGTAATTTTTTGCTAAGTGAACGAAGGGTGTCCGATGCCTGCGGTAGGGTGGTGAGGTGTCAAAAACGACAATCTAAAGGAGTAGTAGGTTATGACGACCCAGAACCCCAATCCGAATGATCCTAGCGATCCTCAGGGTGGCAATGGTGAACTCCCTAACTATGACACCGGAGCTGCGTTTGCTATGACACCGGAACCAGGTGATGGTCTGATCCGGGATAAGAAAAACTATCTGGAAATCACGGCCCTAGTCTTTGGCGTTCTCGCTATTATTTCGATGATTTTCGACCCGCGGTCCGGCATTATCCTGACGCTGGTTTGCATCATTGTCGCCATCATAGCGCTGATACAACGGAAGAAATATGCCCCAGAAAATCGTCGCACCTGGTTTTCCATTGTAGGTTTGGCATGTGCCGTGACGAGTCTGGCGATCCTCGTCTTCTATCTGGTGAATATCTACCTCCTTTTAGAAAAGCACCCGGAATGCCAGCAAGGGACCAGCAGCGAGAAAGCCAAATGCATTCAGAAAGTTGTGAAGCGACCTTGATGCCGCCCATGAATTTTCATGCCGGTAGCATGTCCGAGGCCTGAGATATGGTGGGTGCGACCGCATGACTTTCAGCACGAACACACAAGAATGGAGTAAAGAATGACGTTACCTAATTTCCCATCATCCGGCGATTCCGGCGACGCAGGCCAGCCCGGTGGGTTGCCGAACTATGATGCGATGCCGTCTGGTCCTGTGGTGCCATCTGGCCCAATGATGGGTATGGATGATGCCTCCTTGGCCGGGTTAAAGAAGAACACCATGGCGGTTGTTGCCCTGGTGCTGGCCATCATTGGGCTGCTACTGTGCTGGGTGCCGCTGTTTGGTACCGCCTTGCTGCTCGGCGCGCTGACTATTGCCATTATCGCCCTGGTGAAGGCGAAGAACTATCCCCAGCTGACGGCCCGTAGGGGGATGAGCATTACCGCGCTTATCATCGCGGTGCTGGCGCTCATTCTGAACCTGGTGATTAGTTTCCTGCTGTATTACGTCTACTCGGTCGCCCCCGAATGCGCCGATATCTCCGATTCCCTGGCGCGTCGGCAGTGTCTTG contains:
- a CDS encoding DUF3039 domain-containing protein, translated to MTTSTKTIERPDIREDISTDDDTPKFFHYVKKDQIVESAVSGKMVVALCGETFPVTKQAKPGSPVCPDCERVYRSLRKK
- a CDS encoding DUF4190 domain-containing protein gives rise to the protein MTLPNFPSSGDSGDAGQPGGLPNYDAMPSGPVVPSGPMMGMDDASLAGLKKNTMAVVALVLAIIGLLLCWVPLFGTALLLGALTIAIIALVKAKNYPQLTARRGMSITALIIAVLALILNLVISFLLYYVYSVAPECADISDSLARRQCLEQKLKAN
- a CDS encoding DEAD/DEAH box helicase, which encodes MSSDLRVWQQQALTKYLDTKPHDFLAVATPGAGKTTFALKVATELKTRRTVDRIIVVVPTEHLKVQWSEAAARVGLSLDPAFKNTDAINPQYDGVVVTYAQVAMHPYKHYAITTAKRSLVILDEIHHGGDAKSWGDGIREAYQDATRRLALTGTPFRSDDSTIPFVRYAEDGEGHLVSQADHTYGYSDALADGVVRPVVFLAYSGEARWRTSAGEEFAARLGEPLNAEQTARAWKTALDPQGDWIPAVLRAAHTRLHQLRKTIPDAGGLVIATDKTTARAYAKILAKLATTPVSVVLSDEAGASERIEKFAGSTDEWMVAVRMVSEGVDVPRLAVGVYATSASTPLFFAQAIGRFVRSRRPGETASVFLPSVPVLLDLAAKLEVSRDHVLGKPHRETGGWDDELLAEANKRETEADQLKTYESLGAEAELDTLIYDGSSYGTATVAGSSEEADYLGLPGLLDAEQMRQLLRKRQEEQLNVREREAKEAAKREQEARSSQGRKDAEERLASQEIPQLRKELNALVAITASRTGRPHGSIHTEARQKCGGPPTAMCSAEQLRERINYLRRW
- a CDS encoding DUF3099 domain-containing protein produces the protein MAHGNRDSLFTTHSPTNRGDSPHDHSFRRDEDHADSSSKFSYHSDRDFSPFQQRYSGKEPPEDAEKQFEYIDMVEQTDTTSTASRQQAPRRKVGLRRKLHRLRRSNVPLVTTASYSPTQNRKKREKQYMWIQGSRLPFLLLAMVTYMSMHNVWLSALLFIISVPLPWIAVVLANGIGEPRDARAPAVYKPAALREQAAAQSQQRAQMSRGTKVPPRQLPAGSDSA